A stretch of DNA from Salvia splendens isolate huo1 unplaced genomic scaffold, SspV2 ctg1072, whole genome shotgun sequence:
GTtgacttagtaactctagagacaccaaagGTAAGGCGAAtcaattggataagagcttggaattgtgcatcggatccttgagttctacattttctccatattatctctCATATCATTATCGCACCGCCTTTTCTAGTCCTTAATTGATACTTGcttattatatgcttttattagttgttagaacaaacaaaactgcacttgattgtctagatagtagttgatctttgttcgtggtagttaagctgatacaaaattgtctctgtgggatacgatactcttgcttactgattgctacactagcctcccgtacacttgcgggtactacttgtgttaaaataagttgagtcacctttttagattattttttaattgggTACGTTCGAAATAAGACTATCTCCATCCGTGACACTCACCCAACTCAACCACAATcaactttttaataaaatattcatttctctATCCTCCACATACACAACTCTCCTCCAATTCAACCTCCATCAACTTTTTTACTTCCATCAGTGAcccccaacccaacccaattaaatattttatttttcatatatttttattaatattttaatttatagttaatttagatatattaaataatgtctaaaaattataataaaaaatatatgattcaaatttaaaaacagaaaatattagatattcaaataattaaagcacaatatatataaattacacacattaaaaaatacaaagcgataatagaaataaacaaaccaaaataCAAATGAAGAGTTAAAAAAAGCTAGCTTAAACAAGATAAACATTAAATTTCAGAAGAGGGGCTTACatgaatgtttggaagaataattcacatgagttttgaaatgatatataaagacaaaataataataatattaattaaattaataataactaaaataaattaattcaaatgGCTTTTTTTGGAAGAACATTTCACAATGAGTATTGGAAGGATATAtggataaatataataataattgaataaaacaaattcataactaaaagtaataaaaaaataaaaaattaatttagtgtAAAATGTTCAAGATTAAAAATGTAAATCTATATATGGATAAATATATTTCTTATTGCAATAAAAATATAAGTACAAATTTATACAATAACCAAATTTGTACaactagtaataaaataaatcaataaataaaagtaaaagtatTTCATATATTGACATAGATTGTGCCATGTGTACATGACCCACTTTTTGCTTGGGCCAGCAGGTTGACAATGAAAGAGGAGGTTGGTTTGGTTAatataatttagaattatttttattattttattttttttgtcctATATGGGTGCCCCTCTCCTCCATTGGAGGTGGGGTGGTAACTATTATTGGTGTGGGGTTGGGtcgggtggggtggggtgggggtgTTAATTAATAACCTTGTGTATATTAATTTTGTGCGTAGCTTCACTTTTTAATATTCAACTAGTCGTAttcttattaataaaaaatggcTTATTGGCAtagaccaaaaaaaaaagaaaagagaatggCTTAAAACACGCAACATAGTTGATgccaataaaaataaataaaagcaaAGTCCAATTATTGTTACCACGAAACCACGCTTCTTCAATTCATGAGGTCCGAATTATATGCTTCATGGattcaaattcatatttatttaggctgaagtttaataaatttttgtttCTATAAACAATTTAGACGAGAAAAGGACAAAAACAGTGTAGCAAGGAGTAATTagatagtaaagtaaaatgacCTGAAAATGACAGCGAGCAGGAAAGTGAAGGCCGGAGCGAGGTTGCTCATGGCGGAAGCCAGCGTGGGAGAGCCGTAATTGATGCCGGTATACCCCATTATCTGCGATGCATACCTTCCACAAATAACACGCAAAATCAATCAATTGAAATTAACAACAATCGAGGGAGGGCGACTCACCCCACGGCTCCGAGCAGGAACATCTTCAGCAGTATCGACGAATTCAGCGACGGCAGCAATCGCGATCTCAAATCAAAACAGAGaatcaattaattaacaaataaattaattaaaaggcGGGGGAGATTGATCGAGATAAATAAAGCATTAAAAGGAGGGGCAGATCGACGCACCGGCGGCggagaagaagagggagggggaggggAGAGGGCGGCGACGGCGTAGGCGTAGACGAGGAAGACGTGGCGGCTGCAATGCCGGCGCGGCGAACTTGAAGAGCGTGTTGAGACCGACGTTGAGGCACTCCATCGACACCATGGCGCCGAAGGGAGCGCTTCGCGGTAGCAGTAGCTGCTCCGCGCCTGCCgccatctttttttttttgttcgcCTGAGCGTGTTGCCGGCGCACGcaatgtttttttttggggCAATTTTATTTTCCGTTTCAGTCGATGTTGCACTTGATATTATAGACTTATAGGGTAGTGCTGTAGTGGAGTGTGGAGTCAGGAGTGCTTTCTCAACTTGGAGGGGCCTACATTGGGGACCTTCAAAAGCGACCCGCgcaagagcatccacaatcgtGCTGTTGCCAACGAGCATGGTTGTGGACCCGGCTCCAATTTTTCTGcgtgctcttagagcatccacaatagcttTCACCcagtcatagcccagccacaaactcctcctgccacatcatcagcactaaaaatcctcatgccacatcatcaggaccaGCAAATATCTTGCCAACGGCATCACCATGGTTGTGAacccgttgccgactaccggctatggatctggcatgcgtacttcggggtccccggctcgaacaacgacataaacgtgctccaccaatccgacttcttcgccgaagttttggatggtaaagcgctggccatcaacttcaccactaacaaccggcgctataaaatggggtactatcttgccgacggcaactacccgaagtggccaaccttcgtgaagacgtgcacttggcctgtgaacgcaaagcagacgctttttgctcagaagcaggaggctgctcggaaggatgtggagcgggagttcggggttctccaagctcgtttcaacattatcaaagcccggctcgtacgtggttcatggagagcatggtcgacatcatgtaaacgtgcataatcttgcacaacatgattgtccaagacgaaggacccgaggcgggaaattggttcgaccctgaagcctccggaagctcaaccgccagtagtccgcctcgaagtggaatgcatccgtctatacaagaacgttTGTCTATTCAGGCAATGACACGTGACTcttccgcccacgcccaactctaagatgatctaatggaacacatttgggcaaatttggCGGATGacattaaattatatatttttaatttttttaggatttttaattatgttttttttttattttttacgaattttatgttgtaatgttattttatttttaatgaagtgtgttttttattatgaatttgttggaaaaaaataataaaaaatgaaattgaatgaatagtaatttaagggacggttaagagatAGAGAGTtacaggttccgtcccttaattaagagatgaagtaaaaaaatacaGTGTGAccatgaataataatttaagagacggttaagggatgaTTTAGTGACAACGTCGTGGATGAACTTAATTTTATTACTCACATAGTTATTTAGTAGCTGTTGAGTCTTGTTATTATGTTGATTTTTTATACTTGGGTGATAACTGATAAATTATCATTGCGTCAAACAGACAACACGCAAGTATATTGGCCTTGCATTTCAGTAGTGTTTTTAGCCAGTTTCTTATTGATTGGGTTACCGATTGATCGAGACTTTTTTCATAATActtataaaatttttacatatgGAATTATGTGGTATTTTTTCATCTAACATTTTCGATAAGAATACACATAATatgtttttcaatatttattgtCTTCACCAATTATAAAAACACTGTGTAATTTCTCCTCGACTTTGGAGTCGTTACCACCATTTTTAGTGGCAATTTTTGAATAGCACCATTTATAAATACaaacaatatatatacaatTACTTACACTTTTAAATTAAcaatataatcaattttcttGTAATTCTTTGTAGATAAGTTGTCCAGATTCATTTGAAAGGTGGTGTATTAATTTTGATAAGAAATATTTTGTCAAACACATACACCCAATTCAGTGTATTGTGTTTATCTAGTATTTTTTAAGAAATCTTTCTGCAACAATGAGGCAAAAATAGAATCGCGCGTTCAAGATTTGGTGGAGAAGAGCCAAAATCGGCAGCCATCAATTTACCACAGAATTAAAAGAATGCATTTTTCGAATGTCAAGCTTTTTGCAATTTAAAGGAAAGCCATATTATCTCTTCACCGACTCAGCACGTGAACCTGAATGCCTAAATCTTATGAAACATCGATTTTTTATAGTGGTTGTGCAATGTCGACATATGCCCTTCATATCTCATCATCACATTCATAGCTTCTTCAACACACCTAACATATTGCAGGCCTTAACATTTAATCTGACTGGCGTTCTTGATCTACTCCTCGATCCTATTGTTCTCTCTCTTCTCCTGGGTTAGTTTTGAGTGTTCATTTCTGCTAATTAATGCTTGGAAATGCGATGATTTAGGATTGCGGGATTCTTCATTTTTGGATATTGGAGTGTGATTGGATGCTTTTGATGTTGTTTGGATTCAATGGCGATTTTGGCTCTTGTGATTTTGCAGTTTTCCCTCTTTTCCGATGATTGGTTAAATAAATTCCGTGCTGTTGTTTTTGCTATGTGATTGAAGATTTGGGCAAGTTAGAGAATTCAGATATTAACTTAATCAGCTTTAActgcaaaaaaattgaaaaaagtgTTCCCTTTATTGAATTTgttagttgcacttgataaagcTTATGAGAATTGTATTAGTATGAACTTAATTGCTGCATTGGAATCATTGAATAGGTGAATGAGTATAGGTGCCATTGAGTTTCTGGAAAACAAAGCCAGGAACATAGTTGAAATGGAAACCTTACAATCTAAAACTCATAAAACGTCGTTGTTCTAGTGCTAGAGATTGAGGTGTTTGAGTGTTTTGGGAGTTTTGGTACTCCATCAATCCCTAGTCTATGCCAGAAAGGCTGTTGATATGCTTCGTTCGGCGCTATTGATATCCTTCGTTTAGTGTTGAATCCTTATTACTTAAAAGGGTGTGAATCATCTCTCGAAATGTCATAAGTTCAGTATTGAATCCATATTACTTAAACGGTGTGAATCAGTGTTCGTTATTGcaaatgcaaggtggagattCCACCAAACTGCAGATGTCTCGAGGTCTTTCTTCTCACAATACGAATTTAAGTAGCATTATCTAGTCTCATCCTTACCTCCTGCCAAATGGTCTTCGAAATAAGTTGGGAGTTTAGTTTTTATGTAGTAATAGTTGTCTATATATATCTTGTTTCTCAAACCTGCAATTCAGGGTTTTGTTTCTAGAAAATTCTTCTAGCTATTAGCATGCTTGTGATGATTCCATTCTTTTTTCACTCTTTACAATTCTTTCTTTAAGTTGTACTCCACTAAATAACTTTAGATCTGTTTTCACTTTTTCCTTGTTTTGCAGTCGAAGGATAGCTTTTCACAAAATGTCTTCTCCCAGCAAAAGGCGTGATATGGATGTCATGAAATTGTAAGTGGTTTTTGGATAGTTACTCTACCTCTAACAACTATCTCTAGAGTTATCCAGTTCATGTTTGCCATTCTGATTGACCAACGATAGTTAATATTTCCCTCTTCATGTTGCATTCATCGGAGATATCTCCATTCTTAATACGGAACTCCGGATTCTTTTACCTAACCTAATGTTTTTGTTGTAGAATGATGAGTGACTACACTGTGGAGCCCATAAATGATGGCATCAACGAGTTCAATGTGGAATTTCATGGCCCAAAAGAAAGTAATGCCACCCTACTTTAGCATGCGATCGCTTCCGTTTGATATGACTTCATTTTCTACACTTGACTTCTCTTAATATCATGTTGGTGATGCTGTTTAATTATGTGTCACTTTCATTTTCTCATTTCTATCCTTATGAACAACCTAATTGACAATATCACAACTagattaaatttttattcaCAATTGGTTGTTGCTTTATACTTCTGAGTGCATAAATTTTATTCTGTTTGGCCTTCTGGAAAGTCATTAGTTCACGTAGATGCTTTTGGTACATAAATCATTGACTGATGATGGATCATTTTGGAGTTCCGATAAAATTGATCACAAGTTTGAGGAGGGTGGTCCTGCGATTGTAGGTCCATACGAAGGTGGAGTTTGGAAAGTTCGCGTGGAACTTCCCGATGCTTATCCTTACAAATCACCTTCGATTGGGTTCGTCAACAAAATCTTCCACCCCAATGTTGACGAGCTGTAAGTTCCCATGCGTTTTTCGTTGCAGCTGTTTCAAAGGAATATAAGCCTCTTCCTGCTAACTTTCAATCACGGAACTGCCTTTTGATGCATGTGAACAATTCGGATGTGGATACGCAGAAAGTTACTTAGTAGTTCTGTTATTATATACACGAACTTTGGCACTTGGAGAGTATACCTGAAATCCATTTATCATGGagtatcatttaattttatgaccCTTTAGCAGCTTTTTCATGTATGTTATCATGTTTATCTGTGCAAATGTTTGGATGATAGGTCAGGTTCGGTATGCTTGGATGTCATCAACCAGTCGTGGAGTCCAATGTATGGTAAGCTCAAATCAGTTGATTATAGATCCCGACATTTGCAAATTCGGGATCCCTCACTTTAAAATCCCAGCTCCATTGCTGTTTCACGACTATAGTTGGTATCGAATTATGTCACGAGACCGACATTGCATTGGCTTAACAAAATGTATATATCCTTATGCAGATCTGTTGAATGTGTTCGAGGTTTTCCTCCCCAGCTTCTTCTCTATCCTAACCCTTCGGACCCACTCAACGGTGATGCCGCATCTCTGATGATGAAAGACAAAGAGCAATACGACCAAAAAGTCAAGGGTACTACGTCCTCTCATTCTGTCTCGAAAAGAGAAACTAGAAAAAGGCCAATGCCCGTAAATGGTGAGTTGCTATTGGTATCTCACGATCTTTTTTCTCGCTTGATCCAGAGTATTGTGACCGGTATGCAAAGAAGAATCATGCCGATAATAGCACGAGTGATAGTGATGAGGAAGTGAGCGACAACGAGGCCTACAGTGACGGGCGGAGTGAAAGCGAGGACGAAGTGGCGGGGCATGCGGATCCTTAGGTGGCAAAACCAGTGATCCATTGCTTTGTTATAATTAACTGTATCATGAATGGTTACTATAGTGTGCAGGTGGGGTGGTATGAATATCCATTTGAGTTCCAAATTTCTAGTTTTATTACTCAACTTGGATGTAATGCTTGCACAATCAGACTTACTACTACTGTCTGATGTTGGGCTGTATCTATCTATGTTTTATTTACGGCGTATATTAGTGTGACAGATTTGGACATTTGCAGGTGGAAAGATGCCCTTTTCCGGAATTACATTTGTCACATGATTGTCCTTGATTAATATGATTAATTGAAAAAACAAATACTAATTGCATGCATCATGCACCCCTTCGGTTTGGCTTGAAACTAATCTGGCGTAACTGTCCTTGATCggttaaataaacaaaatcacCTCTGTTGAAAACGTAAAGCGGCGATTCTTGAACTGACCGAGTATAGTTTCACCATTGAAATCGTAAATAGACTATTCTTGAACCCCAATAAACTATATATATCACCTCTATCAATCCAATCACCACGAATGACAAATCCTATTTGAGAATGAATCAAACCAAATAATTAACCAACAATTCGGTCCCAAACCAATAAACTCAAACACGACAAATCGAACCGAACCAGCTATATTTGTTCAACTACGATGATCACTAAATGAATGAGGCTGAAAACGTCGTTATCGTAGTACCCATTTGAGAAATCAAGAATCAACACTAACTGAACCAAGCATCTCTCGCCGGCACCTTAATTAATTCCAACACGAtctgcatggactcttcttcccCAGACTTCATCAAAGTCTCTTGGCAATCTCCGCAATGCTACTCATATCATCTTCTCTCTCCATCTTCATCACTTTCACACACCATGAAGCATTTCCCAATCGCAGTTACgcttcttcttattcttctaTTGCAGCTAGCGAAATCAGAGGAGAATCTGGTGAGAGATTCCCTCCTCGATTTCTTCTCCAAACTCTCcggcaacaacaacaacaacaccaCCATTTCCGGCTGGAACTCCACCTCCGACCCCTGCACCGCCAAATGGCGCGGCGTCACGTGCGATAAACACCTCCTCCACGTGCAGAAAATCGACCTCGCCGCCCTCGCCCTCTCCGGCGTCTTCGACCCCGGAACCCTCtgcctctccctctccctctcccgcTCCCTCTCCATCATCAACGTCGCCGGAAATTCCCTCCGCTCTTCGCTCAATTTTCCCGCCATCTCCAACTGCTCCGCCCTCGCCCACTTAGATATATCGTCCAACAACATTTCCGCACCCTTGCCTGATCTCTCACGCATGAGCACCCTCACCGCGTTCCTAGCCCAACAAAACAACTTCCACGGCGAGATACCAGACCTCGATTTCACGCGTTTCCGCGTCTTCAACGTGTCCCACAACCGCCTCTCCGGTCTCATCCCGGTCGGGGCGCGTGGCCTGCCGCCGGGAAGCTTTTTAGACAATCCAGAGCTCTGCGGCCCTCCGCTGACTGATAATTGCTCTTCAGTTGCCGCCGCTGAGTCAGCTCCCAGCGCGCCTCCGCCttctcctccgcctccgcctccgccacACGTCAAAAAGGAAGGTCTCACGAATAAACAGATCCTGATGTACATGGGATACGTGGCGATCGCCTTCGTCGCGGTGCTTCTCGTCCTCATATGGCTCAGGAAGAAGGCGAAAAAGTCGAAGCGAGGCGAAGGTGCTGGTGTGGAAAGCGTGATCAAGCCGGCGGTGGAGGTGAAGGAGGGGAAAAATGAGTATTTGAGCGCGGAGAGCGGTCAGATGTCGGCCTCGGCCTCGTTGATGATGGTGGCGAGCGGGGAGGGGAACGGGATGAGGTTCGACGAGCTGCTCAAGGCGCCCGCGGAGCTTCTGGGGAGAGGGAGCCATGGGAGTGTTTACAAGGTTGTGTGTGAGGATCATGGGATGGTTCTTGCAGTGAAGAGGATTAAGGATTGGCAGATTTCAAGTGGGGAGTTTAGGCAGAGGATGAAGAGGCTTAATCAGGTGAAACACACCCATGTTATGCCTGCTGTTGCCTATTATAGTTCTGGACAGGAGAAGCTCATTGTGTATGAGTTTCAGCAGAATGGAAATCTCTTCAAACACATTCATGGTAGGAAGCTTCTCCCTTCTTAGTTTCTTGATTGGAATTATAGTAActgtttttgtttaatatgaTCACGATTTGTTTGAAAATGATAGGAACCAGCAGTAACAGACAGCCGCTGGACTGGACCAGCAGGCTGTCTATTGCTGCTACGATAGCTGACGCGTTAGCGTACATGCACGACGAGCTGCAGTACGATCGGATTCCTCACGGAAACCTTAAATCATCCAACATTCTGTTGAACAAGAATATGGAGCCCAGCATCAGCGAATATGGGCTGATGCTGGACCAGGGCCAGGACCAGAAGGGCGGCATTCTTGCGAATGGCGCCCTTCAGGAGGCTCAGGAGGACTACAAGGCTATTTTCAAAGTAGACAGTTACGCGTTTGGGGTGGTTCTGCTCGAGCTCCTCACTGGGAGGATGGTTCTCACCGAGGGCTTGGACCTGGCGACCTGGGTGGTGGCCGTGGTCAGGGAGGAGTGGACGGTGGAAGTGTTCGATAAGGACTTGATGCAGGAATGCATCAACGAGGAGAGGATGGTGCGTTTGCTTAGGATTGCCATCAAGTGCGTGGCTAAACCCCCTGAGGCGCGACCGAGTATGAGACAGGTGGCTCTCGCGATTGGCGCCATGAGGGAGGAGGACGAGAGGTCTTTGGACGTCTCAGACCTCTCCGTGACTAGATCTTTTGCTGGTCTATAGTTTCATCACAACATAAAGATGGTAGTAGACAAATTTATAATGTGGAATCATTTGTTAATGTTTGCTTGTTCTTAGATCAAGTTAGTATCGTGATTTAATCTAATAAAGTATTGGAAAAGTCTTGGTTTTTTAATTGTAAGCTCCTCAATTTGATGCAAAAACATTATCGtctttttgagtttttatttgGATTGCATTTTACAAGATTAAGGAATTATTTGGCTAGAAAACATAAGTTTTAAGTTTGTTGTTGGAAATAAACTTGTCATTACATTGGGAAAATATTACTAATAGGCAATAATGGTTATATGTGGCTTAAAATAACCTAAATCTAGTGGAATTGTCTTTTTCTTTTCAGACTGAAGTTGTTTTTGGAAATAATTATCCAGGCTCAACTTTTCTGTATATAAGTGGAATTATAGTTTATTGGTTATTATTTCACCATCATTTTAGTTTTGGCATATACTCCACtagtatactactactattgttttttttttcatttttagcaaAACATTATTCCATAATTAACGAAATATTAGTTGAATGTCACTTTTTATCACCTACTACTAAGCCAACAttgtgaagaacgaacctacggttgtgatgatcgaaatgcaaattaatgaaatgacaacatgcaaggaagaacacaagcgaattacgtggttcggcgtaagcctacatccacgggcagaatctggtgtgtttctttattgatcactcgagaaattacaaacataagagcactcaaaactctcaagaatttacaagatggaaaaccctcaactcgcccgaaaacttcttgcttcgagagctaaaaacgcacagctgaaagataacacttcctctcttgaattctctctctatcacttttgatttctgttgttgttggttctggaatgaatcgcaactcccttaagaagtatcgatcaagaaaaccgccgaacagcttcctttgccgaacagcttcctttgccgaacagcttccttttgccgaacagcttccttttgccgaacagcttcctttgccgaaaaacggttataaccgtttccaacggctagttcctgttttggttcccaacggctatttcctgacttgattcttccaccagctcaatccgatcttgatgagctcaaacactaacaaatcctccacctttgagcaatctaagatccatcactaccagttccaccttccttcccatacttacaaatttcggaccaccccaaccaaatccaagcaatgtcggaacttggatcttggtagggctttagtaagtgcatcagccgcattgtgctcggtgctgaccttctcaatcttcaccgcacccttctcaacctcatctcgaatgaaatgcagcctcacgtctatatgtttgctgcgttcatgatatgtctgatgtttcgagagacaaatcgcgctattgctgtcgcacttgatcacaacattctcttgcttcaccccaaaatcaccaactatacccctaagccagaagctttcctttactgcctcagcaagagctatatactctgcctccgtcgtcgatagagccaccacggattggagattagacttccagctcaccgcggagccgaacaaggtaaatatgtacccagattgtgagcgcctattatcaaggttagctgcataatctgaatcgcaaaacccaataatgctatccttatctccttcattctctgatttgaacattattcccagatcactactcctttgagatacttgagaatccctttcaaagccaaccagtgctctcttcccggacaggacatgtatctgctcaccacgcttaccgcatgagaaatatcaggccttgtgcatatcatcatatacatcacactcccaactatgttggaataaggtatctggctcatctctctttcttcttgctgaTTTCTGGGACATTGTGATTTGGACAGCTTAGTCTGTTGTGATAGTGGAACTGAGGTTGCTCTACTCTTGTCAATCTGATATTTGTGCAGTACTTTCTGAATGTAGCCTTCTTGGACAACCACAACACCCTCTTATCTGCATTTCTGAatatatccattcccaaaatcttgctagcactccccagatccttgatttcaaatccctttttcaataaggctttcaccctatctagctcctgtctatctggtccagcaagcaagatgtcgtctacatataatagcaaatacacagcaggtccctcagactttgatttgaagtagacacaactatcatatctggaattttataaatcccatactctgcatatgttcatcaaacttgatatgccattgtctacttgcttgcttcaaaccgtatagacttttctttagtagacaaaccttatcttcactcccatgtatcacaaatccctctggctgattcatgtatatagtttcctcaagctctccatgaagaaaggctgtcttcacatcaagttggtccaaaaaccaacttctttgagcaactatagctagcaaaattctgattgaggcatgctttaccactggagaaaatacttcattatagtctattccctcctcttgtgtgaacccccgagctacaagcctagccttgaacctaatcttgttcccaacctccaactttttcttgtatatccacttacaaCTCACTGGTTTTTGTGTGGAAGGTCTCTTCACAAGCACCCATGTCTTGTTCTTGATCAGGGACTGTATTTCATCTATCATAGCCTCCATCCACTGCTTGCTCTCCTTAGAACTCATAGCTTCCTTGAAGCTTGAAGGCTCTGCATACTCTATGTTTTCTGCAACACATAGTGCATATAGCAAGTATTCTTCTTCACTGTATCTTGTAGATGGTTTAGGGATTC
This window harbors:
- the LOC121788547 gene encoding probable inactive receptor kinase At2g26730, yielding MDSSSPDFIKVSWQSPQCYSYHLLSPSSSLSHTMKHFPIAVTLLLILLLQLAKSEENLVRDSLLDFFSKLSGNNNNNTTISGWNSTSDPCTAKWRGVTCDKHLLHVQKIDLAALALSGVFDPGTLCLSLSLSRSLSIINVAGNSLRSSLNFPAISNCSALAHLDISSNNISAPLPDLSRMSTLTAFLAQQNNFHGEIPDLDFTRFRVFNVSHNRLSGLIPVGARGLPPGSFLDNPELCGPPLTDNCSSVAAAESAPSAPPPSPPPPPPPHVKKEGLTNKQILMYMGYVAIAFVAVLLVLIWLRKKAKKSKRGEGAGVESVIKPAVEVKEGKNEYLSAESGQMSASASLMMVASGEGNGMRFDELLKAPAELLGRGSHGSVYKVVCEDHGMVLAVKRIKDWQISSGEFRQRMKRLNQVKHTHVMPAVAYYSSGQEKLIVYEFQQNGNLFKHIHGTSSNRQPLDWTSRLSIAATIADALAYMHDELQYDRIPHGNLKSSNILLNKNMEPSISEYGLMLDQGQDQKGGILANGALQEAQEDYKAIFKVDSYAFGVVLLELLTGRMVLTEGLDLATWVVAVVREEWTVEVFDKDLMQECINEERMVRLLRIAIKCVAKPPEARPSMRQVALAIGAMREEDERSLDVSDLSVTRSFAGL